A window of Cryptomeria japonica chromosome 3, Sugi_1.0, whole genome shotgun sequence contains these coding sequences:
- the LOC131874303 gene encoding probable 2' cyclic ADP-D-ribose synthase BdTIR, with translation MASTDEITNSPKAEIMASSSTPTKIVRYDVFINHCGPDTKQILAATIYRALKLMGLEVFLDEPVDEPELDLGDSIPSQIQHAITTSFLHIAIFSPKYAESPWILEELSLMLKTGQAIIPVFYNVEPSDIHWICKGKGVYAEAFLEL, from the coding sequence ATGGCAAGCACAGATGAGATTACTAATTCTCCCAAGGCAGAAATTATGGCATCGTCTTCAACTCCAACAAAGATCGTGCGGTACGATGTATTCATAAACCATTGTGGCCCTGACACCAAGCAAATCCTAGCCGCCACAATCTACCGTGCCCTAAAACTCATGGGACTTGAAGTTTTCTTAgatgaaccagtagatgaaccaGAGCTCGATCTTGGCGATTCCATACCGTCTCAAATACAACACGCCATCACTACTTCTTTCCTTCATATTGCTATCTTTTCACCCAAATATGCAGAATCCCCTTGGATTCTGGAAGAGTTGTCTCTTATGCTCAAAACTGGCCAGGCAATCATTCCTGTGTTTTACAATGTTGAACCCAGTGATATCCATTGGATTTGTAAAGGAAAAGGAGTCTATGCTGAAGCATTTTTAGAGCTTTAA